ACTCAGGCGAAAAAATAAAAAGCAATTCGAGATAATTTTGAAAAAGATGAGTGAAATACTGGAAAATCCTCAACACTACAAGCCGCTACAACATGACATGAAAGGCTTACGAAGAGTGCATATTGATAAATCCTTTGTACTTATTTTTGAAATTGTTGAAGCAGAAAACAAAGTGATTTTTCAGGATTTTGACCACCACGACAATATATACTAAATGACTACTGAACCATCAATCCCCTATAC
The sequence above is a segment of the Methanosarcinales archaeon genome. Coding sequences within it:
- a CDS encoding type II toxin-antitoxin system mRNA interferase toxin, RelE/StbE family; translation: MKYNYEVSRQLERELDKLRRKNKKQFEIILKKMSEILENPQHYKPLQHDMKGLRRVHIDKSFVLIFEIVEAENKVIFQDFDHHDNIY